A DNA window from Actinomadura luzonensis contains the following coding sequences:
- the aroH gene encoding chorismate mutase, translating into MVRAVRGAIQVDANDRDSIVEATTELVSTLMERNRLTTDDVISVLFTATPDLTAEFPALAARKLGFHEVPLICCTEIDVPGALPRVVRLMAHIETDRPRAEIHHVYLRGAVALRQDIAQ; encoded by the coding sequence ATGGTGCGGGCGGTCCGCGGGGCGATCCAGGTGGACGCCAACGATCGTGACTCGATCGTCGAGGCCACGACCGAGCTGGTCAGCACGCTCATGGAGCGCAACCGGCTGACCACGGACGACGTGATCAGCGTGTTGTTCACGGCCACGCCCGACCTGACGGCGGAGTTCCCCGCGCTCGCGGCGCGCAAGCTGGGCTTCCACGAGGTGCCGCTGATCTGCTGCACCGAGATCGACGTGCCGGGTGCGCTGCCGCGCGTGGTGCGCCTGATGGCCCACATCGAGACCGACCGTCCCCGCGCGGAGATCCACCACGTCTATCTGCGCGGCGCCGTGGCCCTGCGCCAGGACATCGCGCAGTAA
- a CDS encoding pseudouridine synthase produces the protein MINRRSTPSGDGRGRGRTGGSDRSAGRGGRPAFRSDRDDRGSGGGNSTYGGGRPYGDRDRSYGDRDRGGYGDRDRSGYGRDSGSRPFRPSNDSRDSLRADRGGSRARYGTRDGDRPARGDRFDRPARPDRRDDRRDDRRDDRGGYRSDRRDDRAGYRPERRDDRGGYRSDRRDDRRDDRRDDRGGYRSDRRDDRAGYRPERRDDRGGYGSDRRDDRRDDRASYRPERRDDRAGYRPDRRDDRAGYRPDRRDDRAGYRPERRDDRGGYRSDRRDDRGAFRSDRRDDRRDDRRDDRRDDRAGYRPERRDDRGGYRPDRAERREEAAPRGESSTRSRYGRRDGDAPRAAVRATSRGATRRDDVQTIGRPSRTGGRPGTGSSAPGSPQQARIKAARQPIRDRDLYPEGYTDERDTTEVPDGVRLQKVLAQAGVASRRACEEMIGEGRVTVNGQVVRRFGAKVDPVKQVIHVDGKRIPTAPDLVYYALNKPIGVVSTMDDPQGRPCLADYVQELAPRLFHVGRLDTETEGLLLLTNDGELANRLTHPSYGVQKKYWAKVPGPIPKDLGRRLKQGIELEDGLARADSFTVVQEHGQQALVEVVLHEGRKHVVRRMLEEAGHRVIDLARIEFGPVKLGRTKPGTVRALSLKEVGELYAAVKL, from the coding sequence GTGATCAACAGGCGAAGCACCCCGTCCGGTGATGGACGCGGTCGTGGACGCACCGGCGGCTCGGACCGTAGTGCCGGCCGCGGCGGGCGTCCCGCCTTCCGCTCGGACCGCGACGACCGCGGGTCCGGCGGCGGAAACAGCACCTACGGCGGCGGCCGCCCGTACGGCGACCGCGACCGGTCCTACGGCGACCGCGACCGCGGCGGGTACGGCGACCGCGACCGGAGCGGGTACGGGCGCGACTCCGGCAGCCGCCCCTTCCGCCCTTCCAATGACTCCCGCGACTCCCTGCGCGCCGACCGGGGCGGCTCCCGCGCCCGTTACGGCACCCGCGACGGCGACCGCCCGGCCCGTGGCGACCGCTTCGACCGCCCCGCCCGCCCCGACCGCCGCGACGACCGCCGTGACGACCGCCGTGACGACCGGGGCGGGTACCGTTCCGACCGTCGTGACGACCGGGCGGGTTACCGTCCCGAGCGCCGCGACGACCGCGGCGGCTACCGCTCCGACCGCCGCGACGACCGCCGTGACGACCGCCGTGACGACCGGGGCGGGTACCGTTCCGACCGTCGTGACGACCGGGCGGGTTACCGTCCCGAGCGCCGCGACGACCGCGGCGGCTACGGCTCGGACCGCCGCGACGACCGCCGCGACGACCGCGCGAGCTACCGTCCTGAGCGTCGTGACGACCGCGCGGGTTACCGTCCCGATCGTCGTGACGACCGGGCCGGTTACCGTCCCGATCGTCGTGACGACCGGGCCGGTTACCGTCCCGAGCGCCGCGACGACCGCGGCGGTTACCGCTCCGACCGCCGTGACGACCGCGGCGCCTTCCGCTCCGACCGTCGTGACGACCGTCGTGACGACCGTCGTGACGACCGCCGTGACGACCGCGCCGGCTACCGTCCCGAGCGTCGTGACGACCGTGGCGGCTACCGCCCGGACCGTGCCGAGCGCCGCGAGGAGGCCGCCCCCAGGGGGGAGTCCTCGACCCGCTCGCGTTACGGCCGGCGCGACGGCGACGCCCCCCGGGCCGCCGTACGCGCGACGAGCCGCGGCGCCACCAGGCGCGACGACGTCCAGACGATCGGCCGGCCGAGCAGGACGGGCGGCAGGCCCGGCACCGGGAGCAGCGCCCCCGGCAGCCCGCAGCAGGCCCGCATCAAGGCGGCCCGCCAGCCCATCCGCGACCGTGACCTCTACCCCGAGGGCTACACCGACGAGCGCGACACCACCGAGGTCCCGGACGGCGTCCGGCTCCAGAAGGTGCTGGCGCAGGCGGGCGTGGCCAGCCGCAGGGCGTGCGAGGAGATGATCGGCGAGGGCCGTGTCACCGTGAACGGCCAGGTCGTCCGGCGTTTCGGCGCCAAGGTCGACCCGGTCAAGCAGGTCATCCACGTGGACGGCAAGCGCATTCCGACCGCCCCCGACCTGGTCTACTACGCGCTGAACAAGCCCATCGGCGTCGTGTCCACCATGGACGACCCGCAGGGCCGTCCGTGCCTGGCCGACTACGTCCAGGAGCTGGCGCCGAGGCTGTTCCACGTGGGCCGGCTCGACACCGAGACTGAGGGCCTGCTGCTGCTCACCAACGACGGCGAGCTGGCCAACCGCCTCACCCACCCCAGCTACGGCGTGCAGAAGAAGTACTGGGCGAAGGTGCCCGGCCCGATCCCGAAGGACCTGGGACGCCGGCTCAAGCAGGGCATCGAGCTGGAGGACGGCCTCGCCAGGGCCGACAGCTTCACCGTCGTGCAGGAGCACGGCCAGCAGGCGCTGGTCGAGGTCGTCCTGCACGAGGGCCGCAAGCACGTGGTGCGGCGGATGCTGGAGGAGGCCGGGCACCGGGTCATCGACCTGGCCAGGATCGAGTTCGGCCCGGTCAAGCTGGGCCGCACCAAGCCCGGCACGGTCCGCGCGCTGAGCCTCAAAGAGGTCGGCGAGCTGTACGCGGCCGTGAAGCTGTAA
- a CDS encoding acyltransferase codes for MNAVIHRAYTAIRHAGAITPATPAGYRFRRLGDGVSIAFPPGAIFGETYIEIGDHTLIGERVSLSCGMNPGLDLGAGSILRIGRGCSIGRGTHIVAHQSIDVGDDVFTGPYVYITDQNHVYDDPDVPIGRQWPRNSPVSIGAGSWLGTGAIILPGTTLGRQCVVAGGAVVRGTFPDHSVVAGVPARRVRGYTPELGWHDPVRLDAAAS; via the coding sequence GTGAACGCGGTGATTCACCGCGCGTACACGGCGATCCGCCACGCCGGCGCGATCACCCCGGCGACCCCGGCCGGCTACCGTTTCCGCCGGCTCGGCGACGGGGTGAGCATCGCGTTCCCCCCTGGCGCGATCTTCGGCGAGACGTACATCGAGATCGGCGACCACACCCTGATCGGCGAGCGCGTGTCACTGTCGTGCGGCATGAACCCGGGCCTCGACCTCGGCGCCGGCTCCATCCTGCGGATCGGCCGCGGCTGCTCGATCGGCCGGGGCACGCACATCGTGGCCCACCAGTCGATCGACGTCGGCGACGACGTCTTCACCGGGCCGTACGTCTACATCACCGACCAGAACCACGTCTACGACGACCCCGACGTGCCGATCGGCAGGCAGTGGCCGCGCAACAGCCCGGTCTCCATCGGCGCGGGCTCGTGGCTGGGCACCGGCGCGATCATCCTGCCGGGCACGACGCTCGGCCGGCAGTGCGTGGTGGCGGGCGGCGCGGTGGTGCGGGGCACCTTCCCCGACCACAGCGTGGTGGCGGGCGTCCCGGCGCGGCGGGTGCGCGGGTACACGCCGGAGCTGGGCTGGCACGATCCCGTGCGGCTGGACGCGGCGGCCTCCTGA
- a CDS encoding site-specific tyrosine recombinase XerD codes for MEAVLSSYLAHLAVERGLAANTLASYRRDLRRYVEHLRARGRAELREVGEADVQAFLAALREGDGEHPALVASSAARAVSAVRGLHRFALREGVTAHDPAHQVRPPRQLRKLPKPISVDEVERLIAASGPDGAPLTLRNRALLEVLYGTGARISEAVGLAVDDLEDDQVRLRGKGGRTRVVPLGRYARAALDAYLVRARPGLLAHGRGTPAVFLNARGGRLTRQGAWEVLQAAAERAGLHGISPHVLRHSFATHLIDGGADVRVVQELLGHASVTTTQVYTLVTVDKLREVYAAAHPRART; via the coding sequence GTGGAGGCAGTGCTCTCCAGCTACCTCGCCCATCTGGCGGTGGAGCGGGGCCTGGCCGCCAACACGCTCGCGTCCTACCGCCGTGACCTGCGCCGCTACGTCGAGCACCTGCGGGCGCGCGGCCGTGCCGAGCTCCGCGAGGTGGGGGAGGCCGACGTCCAGGCCTTCCTCGCCGCCCTGCGCGAGGGCGACGGCGAGCATCCCGCGCTCGTCGCCAGCTCGGCCGCGCGCGCGGTCTCGGCCGTGCGCGGGCTGCACCGCTTCGCCCTGCGCGAAGGCGTGACCGCGCACGACCCCGCCCACCAGGTGCGCCCGCCGCGCCAGCTCCGCAAGCTGCCCAAGCCCATCTCGGTGGACGAGGTCGAACGGCTCATCGCCGCCTCCGGCCCCGACGGCGCGCCGCTGACGCTGCGCAACCGGGCCCTGCTGGAGGTCCTGTACGGCACCGGCGCCCGCATCTCCGAGGCCGTCGGCCTGGCCGTGGACGACCTGGAGGACGACCAGGTGCGGCTGCGCGGCAAGGGCGGCCGCACCCGCGTCGTCCCGCTCGGCCGCTACGCCCGGGCCGCCCTCGACGCCTACCTCGTGCGCGCCCGGCCCGGCCTGCTGGCCCACGGGCGCGGCACCCCCGCCGTCTTCCTCAACGCCCGCGGTGGGCGGCTGACCAGGCAGGGAGCCTGGGAAGTGCTCCAGGCCGCCGCCGAACGGGCCGGACTGCACGGGATAAGCCCGCACGTCCTCCGCCACTCGTTCGCGACGCACCTCATCGACGGCGGCGCCGACGTCAGGGTGGTGCAGGAGCTGCTCGGCCACGCCTCGGTGACGACCACCCAGGTCTACACCCTGGTCACCGTCGACAAACTCCGCGAGGTCTACGCCGCGGCGCACCCGCGCGCCCGGACGTGA
- a CDS encoding ParA family protein, producing the protein METKGSTPGTPDNPWGDTKTNAPSNGVNLGPTQRPRPVFPEPVPPAVHGPARVVAMVNQKGGVGKTTTTINLGAALVEYGLKVLLVDFDPQGALSVGLGINPLQLDLTVYNLLMERGVTAEEVLLQTGVEGLDLLPSNIDLSAAEVQLVTEVAREQVLGRVIKPLLPHYDVCLIDCQPSLGLLTINALTCAHGVMVPLECEFFALRGVALLMDTISKVQERLNEDLEIEGLLATMYDARTLHGREVLARVVEAFGDKVFHTVINRTVRFPDATVAGEPITTFDPSSLGANAYRELAREVLSRWPAPATMAR; encoded by the coding sequence GTGGAGACCAAGGGTTCGACCCCGGGGACCCCCGACAACCCCTGGGGCGACACCAAGACCAACGCGCCTTCCAACGGCGTCAACCTAGGGCCCACGCAGCGGCCCCGCCCGGTGTTCCCCGAGCCGGTGCCGCCCGCCGTGCACGGCCCGGCGCGCGTGGTCGCGATGGTCAATCAGAAGGGCGGGGTCGGCAAGACCACGACCACCATCAACCTGGGCGCCGCGCTCGTCGAGTACGGCCTCAAGGTGCTGCTGGTCGACTTCGACCCCCAGGGCGCGCTCTCCGTCGGCCTCGGCATCAACCCGCTGCAGCTCGACCTGACCGTCTACAACCTCCTCATGGAACGCGGCGTCACCGCCGAGGAGGTGCTGCTGCAGACCGGCGTCGAGGGCCTCGACCTGCTGCCCAGCAACATCGACCTGTCGGCCGCCGAGGTCCAGCTCGTCACCGAGGTGGCCCGCGAGCAGGTGCTCGGCCGCGTCATCAAGCCGCTGCTGCCGCACTACGACGTCTGCCTCATCGACTGCCAGCCGTCGCTCGGCCTGCTCACCATCAACGCCCTGACCTGCGCGCACGGCGTGATGGTGCCGCTGGAGTGCGAGTTCTTCGCGCTGCGCGGCGTCGCGCTGCTCATGGACACCATCTCCAAGGTCCAGGAGCGCCTCAACGAGGACCTGGAGATCGAGGGCCTGCTCGCCACCATGTACGACGCCCGCACCCTGCACGGCCGCGAGGTGCTGGCCCGCGTGGTCGAGGCGTTCGGCGACAAGGTCTTCCACACCGTCATCAACCGCACGGTGCGCTTCCCCGACGCGACCGTCGCCGGTGAGCCGATCACCACGTTCGACCCGTCGTCGCTGGGCGCCAACGCCTATCGCGAGCTGGCCCGCGAAGTGCTCTCGCGCTGGCCGGCACCTGCCACAATGGCCAGGTGA
- a CDS encoding NUDIX domain-containing protein, with protein sequence MNVQDTPEAWDVVETKERFSGYVIRVVTDTVKMPRDEVADRDYVVHPGSVAVLALDERDRVLMIRQYRHPTRRLMWELPAGIRDVEGESLVEGAARELAEEAGYRAATWYTLLDLRSSPGMTDERIRVFLARDLTPIPEEENGFVHRHEEVDMPVEWVPLPDAVEKALMGMIHNSPAVAGILAAYAASVEGFASLRPADAPEA encoded by the coding sequence GTGAACGTCCAGGACACGCCCGAGGCGTGGGACGTCGTCGAGACGAAGGAACGCTTCTCCGGATACGTCATCCGCGTGGTCACCGACACCGTGAAGATGCCCCGCGACGAGGTCGCCGACCGCGACTACGTGGTGCATCCCGGCTCCGTCGCGGTGCTCGCCCTCGACGAGCGCGACCGCGTCCTGATGATCAGGCAGTACCGCCACCCGACCCGGCGGCTCATGTGGGAGCTGCCGGCCGGCATCCGCGACGTCGAAGGCGAATCGCTGGTCGAGGGGGCCGCGCGCGAGCTGGCCGAGGAGGCCGGCTACCGCGCCGCCACCTGGTACACCCTCCTCGACCTGCGCTCCTCGCCGGGCATGACCGACGAGCGCATCCGGGTCTTCCTCGCCCGCGACCTGACGCCGATCCCTGAGGAGGAGAACGGCTTCGTCCACCGGCACGAGGAGGTGGACATGCCGGTCGAATGGGTCCCCCTGCCCGACGCGGTCGAGAAGGCGCTCATGGGAATGATCCACAATTCCCCGGCCGTGGCCGGTATCCTCGCCGCATATGCGGCTTCGGTCGAGGGGTTCGCTTCGTTGCGCCCGGCCGACGCCCCGGAGGCGTGA
- the scpB gene encoding SMC-Scp complex subunit ScpB: MQAALEAVLLVVDEPVAEVTLAQVLERPTHEVAAALRGLAAEYTASGRGFDLRQVAGGWRFYTRAACAPLVERFVRDGQQTRLTQAALETLAVVAYRQPVSRARVAAVRGVNSDGVMRTLVARGLVEEAGTDPESQAVLYRTSSYFLERLGLRDLSELPELAPFLPDDVENLEETTK, encoded by the coding sequence CTGCAGGCGGCCCTGGAAGCCGTCCTGCTGGTCGTGGACGAGCCGGTCGCCGAGGTGACCCTGGCCCAGGTGCTGGAGCGCCCCACCCACGAGGTCGCCGCGGCACTGCGCGGGCTCGCCGCGGAATACACTGCCTCCGGGCGGGGTTTCGACTTGAGACAGGTCGCGGGCGGCTGGCGGTTCTACACGCGCGCCGCGTGCGCCCCGCTGGTCGAGCGGTTCGTCCGCGACGGCCAGCAGACGCGGCTGACCCAGGCCGCGCTGGAAACACTCGCGGTCGTGGCCTACCGGCAACCGGTGAGCCGGGCCCGCGTCGCCGCCGTGCGCGGCGTCAACAGCGACGGCGTCATGCGGACGCTCGTCGCCAGGGGGCTGGTCGAGGAGGCCGGCACCGACCCGGAGAGCCAGGCAGTGCTCTACCGGACAAGCTCATACTTCCTTGAACGTCTGGGACTGCGGGACCTGAGCGAGCTCCCCGAGCTCGCGCCCTTCCTCCCCGACGACGTGGAAAACCTCGAGGAGACGACAAAGTGA
- a CDS encoding prephenate dehydrogenase, which produces MELRTVLVVGTGLIGTSAALALRKHGVRVLLADREPGAVRLARELGAGEEWTPDAPPAEGVDLAVIAVPPAFVASELLELQRHGVARFYTDVASVKAEPIDRARQLGCDLASYVASHPLAGREKSGPGAAREDLFLGRPWALCPTEQADPEAKAAVLRLVELCGANPVEVDAVEHDRAVAVVSHAPHVTASAVAARLADTTDVALGLAGQGVRDVTRIAGSDPGLWLGILSGNAAPVAEVLEAVARDLTEAAGALRALAEGDGAALQDITQLLKRGVAGHDRIPGKHGGPASAYAVVQVVIGDRPGQLARLFQVCDEVGVNVEDVRLEHAPGLPLGIAELSVQPDAASSLAAALRERGWQLP; this is translated from the coding sequence ATGGAACTACGCACCGTGCTCGTCGTCGGCACCGGTCTCATCGGCACCAGTGCGGCGCTGGCGCTGCGCAAGCACGGCGTGCGGGTCCTGCTCGCCGACCGCGAGCCGGGCGCCGTCCGGCTGGCGCGCGAGCTGGGCGCGGGCGAGGAGTGGACGCCGGACGCCCCGCCCGCCGAGGGCGTGGACCTGGCGGTGATCGCGGTGCCCCCGGCGTTCGTGGCGAGCGAGCTGCTGGAGCTGCAGCGGCACGGCGTGGCCCGGTTCTACACGGACGTGGCCAGCGTCAAGGCCGAGCCCATCGACCGGGCCCGGCAGCTCGGCTGCGACCTGGCGTCCTACGTCGCCTCCCACCCGCTGGCCGGGCGGGAGAAGTCCGGCCCCGGCGCGGCCCGCGAGGACCTGTTCCTGGGCCGCCCGTGGGCGCTGTGCCCCACCGAGCAGGCCGACCCCGAGGCGAAGGCCGCCGTGCTGCGGCTGGTCGAGCTGTGCGGGGCCAACCCGGTCGAGGTGGACGCCGTCGAGCACGACCGCGCCGTGGCCGTCGTCTCGCACGCGCCGCACGTCACCGCCTCCGCCGTGGCCGCCCGCCTGGCCGACACCACCGACGTGGCGCTCGGCCTGGCCGGTCAGGGGGTCCGCGACGTCACCAGGATCGCCGGCAGCGACCCCGGCCTGTGGCTGGGCATCCTGTCCGGCAACGCGGCCCCGGTCGCCGAGGTGCTGGAGGCCGTCGCAAGGGACCTCACCGAGGCCGCCGGCGCGCTGCGCGCCCTGGCCGAGGGCGACGGCGCCGCCCTCCAGGACATCACCCAGCTCCTGAAGCGGGGCGTGGCCGGCCACGACCGCATCCCGGGCAAGCACGGCGGGCCCGCCTCCGCGTACGCCGTCGTCCAGGTGGTCATCGGCGACCGTCCCGGCCAGCTCGCGCGGCTGTTCCAGGTGTGCGACGAGGTCGGCGTCAACGTCGAGGACGTCCGGCTGGAGCACGCGCCCGGGCTGCCGCTGGGCATCGCCGAGCTGTCCGTGCAGCCCGACGCCGCGTCCTCGCTGGCCGCCGCGCTGCGCGAGCGGGGCTGGCAGCTTCCCTGA
- a CDS encoding segregation and condensation protein A, with protein sequence MTTDGQSDPQGFQVHLDVFEGPFDLLLGLIAKHKLDITEVSLSKVTDEFIAYIRSRGPEWDLDQTSHFLLVAATLLDLKAARLLPSGEVEDEEDLALLEARDLLFARLLQYKAYKEVAKIFSGLMAEESLRFPRTVQLEPQFANLLPELVLGIGPDQLARIAARAFTPKAPPTVSIGHIYQPLASVKEQAAILVMHLRRLRRATFRALVADCSGTFEVIARFLAVLELFRESAVTFEQIEPLGELHVTWTGADQGDVAVGDDYEESAEKLRND encoded by the coding sequence GTGACCACCGACGGGCAGAGCGATCCCCAGGGCTTCCAGGTCCACCTGGACGTCTTCGAAGGGCCCTTCGATCTGCTCCTCGGCCTCATCGCCAAGCACAAGCTCGACATCACCGAGGTCTCGCTCTCCAAGGTCACCGACGAGTTCATCGCCTACATCCGCTCGCGCGGCCCCGAGTGGGACCTCGACCAGACCAGCCACTTCCTGCTGGTCGCCGCCACGCTGCTCGACCTGAAGGCGGCCCGGCTGCTGCCGTCCGGCGAGGTCGAGGACGAGGAGGACCTCGCCCTGCTGGAGGCCAGAGACCTGCTGTTCGCCCGGCTGCTGCAGTACAAGGCGTACAAGGAGGTCGCGAAGATCTTCTCCGGGCTCATGGCGGAGGAGTCGCTGCGCTTCCCCCGTACCGTGCAGCTGGAGCCCCAGTTCGCGAACCTGCTGCCCGAGCTGGTGCTCGGCATCGGGCCCGACCAGCTCGCCAGGATCGCGGCGCGGGCCTTCACGCCCAAGGCGCCGCCCACCGTCAGCATCGGGCACATCTACCAGCCGCTGGCCAGCGTCAAGGAGCAGGCCGCGATCCTCGTCATGCACCTGCGGCGGCTGCGCCGGGCCACCTTCCGCGCGCTCGTGGCCGACTGCTCGGGCACCTTCGAGGTTATCGCCCGCTTCCTCGCCGTGCTGGAGCTGTTCCGGGAGTCGGCGGTGACGTTCGAGCAGATCGAGCCGCTGGGGGAGCTGCACGTCACCTGGACGGGCGCCGACCAGGGCGACGTGGCGGTGGGCGACGACTACGAGGAATCCGCGGAGAAACTACGCAATGACTGA
- a CDS encoding CTP synthase, with translation MRSASQTKHLFVTGGVASSLGKGLTASSLGRLLKARGLRVTMQKLDPYLNVDPGTMNPFQHGEVFVTDDGAETDLDVGHYERFLDTDLHGSANVTTGQVYSNVIAKERRGEYLGDTVQVIPHITNEIKDRIRGMAGPEVDVVITEVGGTVGDIESLPFLEAVRQIRHEVGRDNVFFLHVSLLPYIGPSGELKTKPTQHSVAALRSIGIQPDAIVLRSDRPVQTAIKRKISLMCDVDEDAVVSAVDASSIYDIPKVLHSEGLDAYVVRRLGLPFRDVDWKEWEELLRRVHRPAKEVTIALVGKYIDLPDAYLSVTEALRAGGFANDARVNIRWVKSDDCETPEGAERELDGVDGVLIPGGFGVRGIEGKIGAIRHARENKVPLLGICLGMQGMVIEAARNLAGIADANSTEFDPDTKHPVISTMADQEDVVAGERDMGGTMRLGSYTAKLAEGTLARQLYGGKAKADERHRHRYEVNNAYREQLENVGLVFSGLSPDGRLVEYTELPVDVHPFFVGTQAHPEFRSRPTRANPMFKGLIGAALAYADSRVGARVAQ, from the coding sequence TTGCGCAGCGCATCGCAAACCAAGCATCTGTTCGTCACCGGCGGTGTCGCCTCCAGTCTCGGCAAGGGGCTCACGGCCTCCAGCCTCGGTCGCCTGCTCAAGGCACGCGGTCTCCGGGTCACCATGCAGAAGCTCGACCCGTACCTCAACGTGGACCCGGGGACGATGAACCCGTTCCAGCACGGCGAGGTGTTCGTCACCGACGACGGCGCCGAGACCGACCTCGACGTCGGCCACTACGAGCGCTTCCTCGACACCGACCTGCACGGCTCGGCCAACGTGACCACCGGCCAGGTCTACTCCAACGTCATCGCCAAGGAGCGGCGGGGCGAGTACCTCGGCGACACGGTCCAGGTCATCCCGCACATCACCAACGAGATCAAGGACCGCATCCGGGGCATGGCCGGTCCTGAGGTCGACGTGGTCATCACCGAGGTCGGCGGCACCGTGGGCGACATCGAGTCGCTGCCGTTCCTGGAGGCCGTGCGGCAGATCCGGCACGAGGTGGGCCGCGACAACGTCTTCTTCCTGCACGTCTCGCTGCTGCCCTACATCGGGCCCTCCGGCGAGCTGAAGACCAAGCCCACCCAGCACAGCGTGGCCGCGCTGCGCAGCATCGGCATCCAGCCGGACGCCATCGTGCTGCGCTCCGACCGGCCCGTGCAGACGGCGATCAAGCGCAAGATCAGCCTGATGTGCGACGTGGACGAGGACGCCGTGGTCTCCGCCGTAGACGCCTCCTCCATCTACGACATCCCGAAGGTCCTGCACTCCGAGGGCCTCGACGCGTACGTCGTGCGCCGCCTCGGCCTGCCCTTCCGCGACGTCGACTGGAAGGAGTGGGAGGAACTGCTGCGCCGCGTGCACCGGCCGGCCAAGGAGGTCACGATCGCGCTGGTCGGCAAGTACATCGACCTGCCCGACGCGTACCTGTCGGTCACCGAGGCGCTGCGCGCCGGCGGCTTCGCCAACGACGCCCGGGTCAACATCCGCTGGGTCAAGAGCGACGACTGCGAGACCCCCGAGGGCGCCGAGCGCGAGCTCGACGGCGTCGACGGCGTGCTCATCCCCGGCGGGTTCGGCGTGCGCGGCATCGAGGGCAAGATCGGCGCGATCCGGCACGCCAGGGAGAACAAGGTGCCGCTGCTCGGCATCTGCCTCGGCATGCAGGGCATGGTGATCGAGGCCGCCCGCAACCTGGCGGGCATCGCCGACGCCAACTCCACCGAGTTCGACCCCGACACCAAGCACCCGGTCATCTCCACCATGGCCGACCAGGAGGACGTCGTCGCCGGCGAGCGCGACATGGGCGGCACCATGCGGCTCGGCAGCTACACCGCCAAGCTCGCCGAGGGCACGCTGGCCCGGCAGCTCTACGGCGGCAAGGCCAAGGCCGACGAGCGCCACCGGCACCGCTACGAGGTCAACAACGCCTACCGCGAGCAGCTGGAGAACGTCGGCCTGGTCTTCTCCGGCCTGTCGCCCGACGGCCGCCTGGTCGAGTACACCGAGCTGCCGGTGGACGTGCACCCGTTCTTCGTCGGCACGCAGGCGCACCCGGAGTTCCGCTCCCGGCCCACCCGCGCCAACCCGATGTTCAAGGGCCTGATCGGCGCCGCTCTCGCCTACGCCGACAGCCGCGTCGGCGCCAGGGTCGCCCAGTGA
- a CDS encoding NAD(P)H-dependent flavin oxidoreductase, with the protein MRTAVCERLGVEFPLFAFSHCRDVVAAVTNAGGFGVLGAVAYSPEQLDTELTWLDEQVGGRPYGVDVLVPGKVDDAALGGGHLMDAVPERHRDFVTHLMAKYRVSGAAQPMPVTADSFGRRVTASGATGLVDVALKHPIGLIASALGPPPPEMVAKAREAGVPVAALVGTVEHARRQVAAGADLIVAQGTEAGGHTGEISTMVLVPQVVDAVAPVPVLAAGGIASGRQMAAAMALGAQGVWCGSVWLTTEEAETAPAVKRKLLAASSLDTVRSRSRTGKPARQLKSAWTQEWDAAQESPGPLGMPLQMLLAEGAMARIGAAAEKGEPGALELANYFVGQVVGQLGQVKPARQVVYEMIAEFGEAVERLARLSE; encoded by the coding sequence ATGAGGACCGCTGTCTGTGAGCGTCTGGGCGTCGAGTTCCCCCTGTTCGCCTTCAGCCACTGCCGGGACGTCGTGGCCGCGGTCACGAACGCGGGCGGGTTCGGGGTGCTGGGCGCGGTCGCGTACTCCCCCGAGCAGCTCGACACCGAGCTGACCTGGCTCGACGAGCAGGTCGGCGGCAGGCCGTACGGGGTGGACGTGCTCGTGCCGGGCAAGGTGGACGACGCCGCGCTCGGCGGCGGCCACCTCATGGACGCCGTCCCCGAGCGGCACCGCGACTTCGTCACGCACCTGATGGCGAAGTACCGGGTGAGCGGGGCGGCGCAGCCGATGCCGGTGACCGCCGACTCCTTCGGCCGCCGCGTGACGGCGTCGGGCGCGACGGGCCTGGTGGACGTGGCGCTGAAGCACCCGATCGGGCTGATCGCCAGCGCCCTCGGCCCGCCCCCGCCGGAGATGGTGGCCAAGGCCAGGGAGGCGGGCGTGCCGGTGGCGGCGCTGGTCGGCACCGTCGAGCACGCGCGGCGGCAGGTCGCCGCGGGCGCGGACCTCATCGTCGCGCAGGGCACCGAGGCGGGCGGCCACACCGGCGAGATCTCCACGATGGTGCTGGTGCCGCAGGTCGTGGACGCGGTCGCGCCGGTGCCGGTGCTGGCCGCGGGCGGCATCGCGTCGGGGCGGCAGATGGCCGCGGCGATGGCGCTCGGCGCGCAGGGCGTGTGGTGCGGCTCGGTGTGGCTGACCACGGAGGAGGCCGAGACGGCGCCGGCGGTCAAGCGCAAGCTGCTGGCCGCCTCGTCCCTGGACACCGTCCGCTCCCGCTCGCGCACCGGCAAGCCGGCCCGCCAGCTCAAGTCCGCCTGGACGCAGGAGTGGGACGCCGCGCAGGAGAGCCCGGGCCCGCTCGGCATGCCGCTGCAGATGTTGCTGGCCGAAGGCGCGATGGCGCGCATCGGCGCGGCGGCCGAGAAGGGCGAGCCGGGCGCGCTGGAGCTGGCCAACTACTTCGTCGGGCAGGTCGTGGGCCAGCTCGGCCAGGTCAAGCCGGCCCGGCAGGTGGTCTACGAGATGATCGCCGAGTTCGGCGAGGCGGTGGAGCGGCTGGCCCGCCTGTCGGAGTGA